In Chitinivibrionales bacterium, the following are encoded in one genomic region:
- the cheB gene encoding chemotaxis-specific protein-glutamate methyltransferase CheB — MIKVLVVDDSAIVRQILSKEIDKVADMQVVATAPDPYVARDKVIRYNPDVMTLDIEMPRMDGLTFLRKIMQYYPIPTIIVSSLTPRGSVMSLDALDLGAIDVISKPGAAYTVGDISPILIEQIRTASKVNFDTIKLMQKERMQRPVKSLALKKTTNKIIAIGASTGGTVAIENVLCRMPRNAPGIVIVQHMPEKFTTSFAQRLDQICDIEVREAKNGDSIIPGLALIAPGNFHMVVKRSGARYYIEVKNGPPVYHQRPSVEVLFNSVAKYVGANAVGVILTGMGADGATGLSDMKEAGAHTIAQDEKTSVVWGMPGEAVKIGAARKILPLQKIAEEALAMAQSE, encoded by the coding sequence ATGATTAAAGTCCTTGTTGTTGATGATTCGGCAATTGTACGGCAGATTCTGTCGAAGGAAATCGATAAGGTAGCCGATATGCAGGTGGTCGCAACCGCGCCCGATCCCTATGTTGCACGGGATAAAGTCATTCGCTACAATCCCGATGTTATGACCCTGGATATTGAAATGCCGAGAATGGACGGCCTCACCTTTCTGCGAAAAATCATGCAGTATTATCCTATTCCCACGATCATTGTAAGTTCACTGACACCCAGGGGGAGTGTGATGTCGCTTGATGCATTGGACCTGGGAGCAATTGATGTTATCTCCAAACCCGGGGCTGCATATACGGTAGGGGATATTTCACCTATTCTTATCGAACAGATTCGCACCGCATCAAAAGTCAATTTCGATACAATTAAGCTCATGCAGAAAGAAAGGATGCAAAGACCGGTAAAATCACTTGCTCTTAAGAAGACGACCAATAAAATTATTGCTATCGGGGCGTCAACCGGTGGAACAGTGGCGATAGAAAACGTCTTATGCCGGATGCCGCGGAATGCGCCGGGTATTGTTATTGTTCAGCATATGCCCGAAAAATTTACAACATCCTTCGCCCAGCGGCTCGATCAGATATGCGATATTGAAGTACGTGAAGCAAAAAACGGCGATTCAATAATTCCCGGGCTGGCACTTATTGCCCCCGGTAATTTTCATATGGTAGTAAAACGAAGCGGAGCCCGGTATTATATCGAAGTTAAAAACGGGCCACCGGTCTACCATCAACGCCCCAGTGTCGAAGTGCTCTTCAATTCGGTAGCTAAATATGTGGGCGCCAATGCTGTCGGCGTCATCCTCACCGGGATGGGTGCGGACGGTGCTACGGGGCTTTCGGATATGAAAGAGGCCGGCGCTCATACCATTGCCCAGGATGAAAAAACCAGCGTGGTCTGGGGAATGCCCGGCGAGGCCGTTAAGATAGGCGCAGCCAGAAAAATATTACCCTTGCAGAAAATTGCCGAAGAAGCCCTTGCGATGGCGCAGAGTGAGTAG
- a CDS encoding response regulator encodes MAYTIMIVDDSETIRAVLERALAMTKLPVDSVLHADNGIQALEQMKERWVDIVFTDIHMPRMSGIELIDAMNAHAELKEIPVVIVSTEGSKTRITELEKKGIKGYLRKPFTPEAIRDVIIKTLGGWDE; translated from the coding sequence ATGGCCTATACTATTATGATTGTTGATGATTCGGAGACTATCCGGGCAGTACTGGAACGGGCACTGGCAATGACCAAACTGCCGGTCGATTCGGTACTCCATGCCGATAACGGTATACAGGCTCTGGAACAAATGAAGGAGCGGTGGGTGGATATCGTGTTTACCGATATTCATATGCCTCGGATGAGCGGTATCGAGCTTATCGACGCCATGAATGCTCACGCCGAACTCAAGGAAATTCCTGTTGTAATTGTCTCGACTGAAGGGAGCAAAACGCGCATTACCGAACTCGAGAAAAAAGGTATTAAGGGATATTTGCGGAAACCCTTTACTCCTGAAGCAATCCGGGATGTGATTATTAAAACACTGGGAGGATGGGATGAGTGA
- a CDS encoding HDOD domain-containing protein, whose product MIGIQEIIKKSEELHPLPRSACKLAEVVASAKSSVDDIVTVIEYDQALTIDVLKFANSVFSSSNTPVSSIKNAVIRLGGARILEQIVARNVKNSISKPVPSYGYSEDELWRHSVASATAAEIMNSFVEISIEGVAFTAALLHDIGKLVLGRNAGQAMMDRVWQRVVNESCTCAEAEYFVFGFTHADIGAEIMAQWKLPEIIITAVKYHHSLDENVALETDCVRIANMVARSIGEGIGYEGMQLAVDSSIQERLGLSRENFEKLCASTKEKLDNIMEMYG is encoded by the coding sequence ATGATCGGCATTCAGGAAATAATCAAAAAATCTGAAGAACTGCATCCATTGCCCCGGTCGGCATGTAAGTTGGCGGAAGTGGTTGCGTCTGCAAAGAGCTCGGTCGATGATATCGTTACGGTAATTGAATACGACCAGGCGCTTACCATTGATGTGCTTAAATTTGCGAATTCGGTATTTTCCTCGTCGAACACACCGGTGTCTTCAATCAAAAATGCCGTAATCCGCCTTGGCGGCGCCCGTATTCTCGAACAGATTGTCGCACGGAATGTCAAAAACAGTATCAGCAAGCCGGTGCCTTCCTATGGATATTCGGAAGATGAACTCTGGCGACATAGTGTCGCTTCAGCAACCGCCGCCGAAATTATGAACAGCTTTGTTGAAATAAGTATCGAAGGGGTTGCATTTACCGCGGCGCTGCTTCATGATATCGGAAAGCTGGTGTTGGGGAGAAACGCCGGGCAAGCGATGATGGACCGGGTATGGCAAAGAGTTGTTAATGAGTCATGCACCTGTGCCGAAGCTGAATATTTTGTCTTTGGCTTCACCCATGCAGATATCGGCGCCGAGATTATGGCACAATGGAAATTGCCCGAAATAATCATCACCGCAGTAAAGTATCACCATAGCCTCGATGAAAATGTTGCTCTTGAAACCGACTGTGTCCGGATAGCAAATATGGTTGCCCGGTCAATCGGAGAAGGTATCGGATACGAAGGTATGCAGCTGGCTGTCGACAGTTCCATTCAGGAACGGCTTGGGTTGTCACGTGAAAACTTTGAAAAATTATGTGCATCGACAAAAGAAAAATTGGACAATATAATGGAAATGTATGGATGA
- a CDS encoding chemotaxis protein CheD — protein MKYIVGVSDMKACRGNGDMIVTHALGSCIGIAIHDPVAGVGGILHYMLPLSKVDPPKAQKNPFMFGDTGIPLLFREAYKLGAKKENLRVVMAGGAQVFEKKDFFDIGNRNIVIARKMFWRNGVMIAAEHVAGHIPRTLYLDVDTGESWFTSHGQRGDL, from the coding sequence ATGAAATATATTGTCGGCGTATCAGACATGAAAGCGTGCAGGGGAAATGGTGACATGATTGTCACCCATGCCCTCGGTTCCTGTATCGGCATCGCCATTCACGACCCGGTTGCCGGAGTTGGCGGCATTCTGCATTACATGCTGCCGCTGTCAAAGGTCGATCCACCCAAAGCTCAGAAGAATCCATTTATGTTCGGTGACACGGGTATTCCTCTTTTGTTCAGGGAGGCCTATAAGCTTGGAGCAAAAAAGGAAAATCTTCGGGTGGTAATGGCAGGAGGCGCCCAGGTTTTCGAAAAAAAAGATTTCTTTGATATCGGTAATCGAAACATTGTTATTGCCCGTAAAATGTTCTGGAGAAACGGCGTAATGATCGCTGCAGAACATGTCGCTGGCCATATACCACGGACATTGTATCTGGATGTGGATACCGGAGAGAGCTGGTTCACCAGTCATGGACAAAGAGGTGATCTATGA
- a CDS encoding response regulator — protein sequence MKILLVDDSAIMRKIQKTQLSGMGITDVVEAGDGQQALDKLESSMPVDTILLDWNMPVMDGITFLKKARENAAYKDVKIIMCTSESEKPKVVEALKTGANNYIVKPFTPEALKEKLGI from the coding sequence ATGAAGATTTTATTGGTTGACGATTCGGCAATAATGCGGAAGATACAGAAAACTCAGCTTAGCGGCATGGGGATAACAGATGTTGTTGAAGCTGGTGACGGACAACAGGCGTTAGACAAGCTGGAAAGCAGTATGCCCGTTGATACTATCTTACTCGACTGGAATATGCCCGTCATGGATGGTATCACATTTTTGAAAAAAGCCAGAGAAAATGCTGCGTACAAGGATGTAAAAATAATCATGTGCACATCGGAATCTGAAAAACCAAAGGTTGTCGAAGCGCTGAAAACCGGCGCAAACAATTACATTGTTAAGCCGTTTACGCCTGAAGCTTTGAAAGAGAAACTCGGAATATAG
- a CDS encoding response regulator, which yields MNILIVDDHEEIRQMLREMLQENGYHVFVAENGKQAIDLLGVNKIDLIISDILMPEIEGVEFILRLRQSKIPVIAISGLRREDVVAQFFASIGVVGFLQKPFMVNDVAVLVNNARKTRKMKEYNKNS from the coding sequence ATGAATATACTGATAGTAGATGATCATGAAGAGATAAGACAGATGCTTAGAGAAATGCTTCAGGAAAACGGCTATCATGTTTTTGTAGCCGAAAACGGCAAGCAAGCCATTGATTTGCTTGGTGTCAACAAAATCGACCTTATAATTTCGGATATTTTGATGCCTGAAATCGAGGGAGTTGAATTCATTCTTAGACTTCGTCAATCTAAAATTCCGGTAATTGCCATAAGCGGTCTGCGAAGGGAAGATGTTGTTGCACAATTTTTTGCATCCATTGGTGTCGTTGGTTTCCTGCAAAAGCCTTTTATGGTCAATGATGTTGCTGTACTGGTTAATAATGCCAGGAAGACAAGGAAAATGAAAGAATACAACAAAAACAGCTGA
- a CDS encoding chemotaxis protein CheX, with amino-acid sequence MDVSYVNPFITSTIETFKTMINTEVKPGAPRAKTEPFPTHDISGIIGLSGDAQGSIAISFPKVLALKFVSLMTGMTIKIVGPDLTDGIGEIANIIAGNAKQHLDGLNLMISLPNVIIGKSHTLSTQKGVPTLIVPFQSPSGEFVMEVSLKT; translated from the coding sequence ATGGATGTTTCTTATGTAAACCCTTTTATTACCTCAACAATCGAAACATTTAAAACCATGATTAATACCGAGGTCAAACCAGGGGCTCCGCGGGCCAAAACCGAACCCTTTCCCACCCATGATATATCCGGTATTATTGGATTGTCCGGCGATGCCCAGGGGTCGATTGCCATAAGTTTTCCCAAGGTTCTTGCTCTTAAATTCGTTTCCCTGATGACCGGGATGACGATTAAGATCGTCGGTCCCGACTTAACCGACGGGATCGGTGAAATCGCCAACATAATTGCCGGTAATGCAAAACAGCATTTAGACGGACTCAATCTCATGATTTCATTGCCCAATGTAATAATCGGCAAAAGTCATACACTGTCGACACAGAAGGGCGTTCCCACCCTTATTGTGCCCTTTCAATCGCCTTCGGGTGAATTCGTTATGGAAGTTTCTTTGAAAACGTGA
- a CDS encoding response regulator produces the protein MQQDKKVVLVVDDEETIREYIRLVLENEGYTVIEAQDGLQALNFFKTFHIDMMITDLIMPEKEGIETIVSLRAEYPEVKIIAVSGAASSDIYLQSAGKLGADAIIQKPFDRKKLLHTVEDLFGKQ, from the coding sequence ATGCAGCAGGATAAAAAAGTGGTACTTGTTGTCGATGATGAAGAGACGATCCGTGAATATATTCGCTTGGTATTGGAGAATGAAGGATATACGGTTATCGAAGCGCAAGACGGTCTACAGGCGCTCAATTTTTTCAAAACCTTCCATATCGATATGATGATCACCGATCTGATTATGCCCGAAAAGGAAGGAATTGAAACAATTGTATCGCTCAGGGCGGAATACCCTGAGGTAAAAATAATCGCGGTTTCAGGAGCAGCATCATCCGACATCTATCTGCAATCGGCTGGCAAATTAGGCGCCGATGCAATAATTCAGAAACCTTTTGACAGAAAAAAGTTACTGCATACGGTTGAAGATTTATTTGGTAAACAATAA
- a CDS encoding response regulator, which translates to MNEEATRSAAIINDDITQLTTMTALLEKHGYTIIPCTSAEYALEELSKRTPPDIIITDIQMPGIDGWRFCQIIRSKTYKKLNSVPVIMISAVFKDEDVHRVSSEIGADAFLPVPVNPESLLNTIENLREKKRESKKTSVLIGGPVSADRKKLVNAFAAHGYKVITASDMSHTIQQYKNAQPSVVVISDDHSLSGGVEETIQEMRQMDYTVTLICCIPDSKKELCKHYVQAGADACLQPPFIDNYPVILCEKIMRERAFVKVEELLRKRTWELEESREKYKTMMDSMVDPIYICSPDYGIEYVNKAMIRLIGSNPLGKECYASIFGNTSPCSWCRLAEIKKGENVQFDIESDALHKQFRVTAAPLNHPDGKTSQLSILHDISQEKELENRLRHVQKMEALGHLAGGVAHDFNNILGAILGYADMVRENNVDESGTPVDKTLGRRMDTIIKATNRAGALVKQLLAFSRQGKYLNDPTDIHHTLKEAVTLLERTIDKRISIEIMPNAERSIITGDPHQLLNVFLNLGVNARDAMPGGGKLVFKTRCLDISLQSKLSRAEEIEPGPCICIDVSDTGEGIPAHVIGKIFDPFFTTKGQGKGTGLGLAGVYGTIKNHRGHIEVDSASGQGTVFTIYLPLASVAEAGRHIAPEYKPLQRNGSGTIMVVDDEDAIRDVARDILEAQGYRVVTFVNGRKAIDYYREHFAEVDLAIIDMIMPECNGSRCFNELKAIHNKIKAVLTTGYSTSSEAGDMSDDGILYLLKKPFSKNDLLEAVRAALHDENFNPEAVRESLKR; encoded by the coding sequence ATGAATGAAGAAGCAACCAGGTCTGCAGCAATTATCAATGACGATATTACCCAGCTTACTACTATGACTGCTTTGCTGGAAAAACATGGTTATACAATTATTCCGTGTACGAGCGCCGAATATGCATTGGAAGAGCTTTCTAAAAGAACTCCACCGGATATCATTATAACCGATATTCAAATGCCCGGTATTGATGGATGGCGGTTTTGCCAGATTATCAGATCCAAAACATATAAGAAGCTTAATTCGGTACCGGTGATCATGATTTCTGCGGTGTTTAAGGATGAAGATGTTCACCGGGTAAGCAGCGAAATCGGGGCGGATGCATTTTTGCCCGTGCCGGTAAATCCGGAATCGCTGTTGAATACAATCGAAAACCTTCGTGAAAAAAAAAGGGAATCAAAGAAAACAAGCGTACTCATAGGAGGCCCGGTTTCGGCCGATCGGAAAAAACTGGTTAATGCTTTTGCCGCTCATGGATACAAAGTAATTACCGCTTCCGACATGTCCCACACGATACAGCAATATAAAAATGCCCAACCTTCGGTCGTGGTGATTTCTGATGACCATTCTCTCTCGGGGGGGGTAGAGGAAACAATTCAGGAAATGAGGCAAATGGATTACACTGTCACACTTATTTGCTGTATACCCGATTCGAAAAAAGAATTATGCAAACACTATGTACAGGCTGGTGCGGATGCATGTCTTCAGCCGCCTTTTATTGATAATTATCCGGTGATTCTCTGCGAAAAAATAATGAGGGAACGAGCCTTTGTAAAGGTTGAAGAGCTTTTACGAAAGCGGACCTGGGAATTGGAAGAGAGTAGAGAGAAATATAAAACCATGATGGATTCCATGGTCGATCCTATATATATATGCTCGCCCGATTATGGAATTGAATATGTCAACAAGGCGATGATCAGGCTGATCGGTTCCAATCCCCTGGGAAAAGAATGCTATGCTTCCATATTCGGCAATACATCACCCTGCTCCTGGTGCCGGTTGGCGGAAATAAAAAAGGGAGAAAATGTTCAATTTGATATTGAAAGCGATGCGCTCCATAAGCAATTTCGGGTTACAGCAGCCCCTCTGAACCACCCCGACGGTAAAACATCGCAGCTCTCGATTCTTCACGATATAAGTCAGGAAAAGGAACTGGAAAACCGTCTGCGGCATGTACAGAAGATGGAAGCGCTGGGGCATTTGGCCGGGGGGGTGGCACACGATTTTAATAATATTCTCGGGGCCATTCTCGGATATGCGGATATGGTCAGAGAAAATAATGTCGATGAGAGTGGTACGCCGGTCGATAAAACCCTTGGCCGGCGGATGGATACCATTATCAAGGCCACCAATAGGGCTGGTGCATTGGTAAAGCAATTGCTGGCATTCTCCCGTCAGGGGAAATATCTCAATGATCCAACCGATATTCATCATACCCTTAAAGAGGCTGTAACGCTTCTCGAACGGACAATCGACAAAAGGATATCGATAGAGATTATGCCCAACGCCGAACGATCAATTATTACCGGTGATCCTCATCAACTACTCAATGTGTTTTTAAACCTGGGAGTCAATGCGCGTGATGCCATGCCCGGCGGTGGCAAGCTCGTTTTCAAGACACGATGTCTCGATATTTCGCTGCAATCAAAATTGAGCAGAGCGGAGGAAATAGAACCCGGACCATGCATCTGTATAGACGTAAGCGATACCGGTGAGGGAATACCTGCTCATGTTATCGGAAAGATATTCGATCCCTTTTTCACTACCAAAGGACAGGGAAAGGGTACCGGTCTTGGACTGGCGGGTGTGTACGGCACGATTAAAAATCATCGGGGGCATATCGAAGTGGATAGTGCATCGGGACAGGGAACGGTGTTTACTATTTATCTCCCCTTGGCTTCAGTGGCGGAAGCCGGCAGACACATTGCTCCGGAATACAAACCGCTCCAGCGGAATGGTTCGGGGACAATTATGGTGGTTGATGATGAGGATGCCATACGTGATGTGGCACGGGATATACTCGAGGCACAGGGATATAGGGTCGTCACTTTTGTTAATGGAAGGAAGGCGATTGATTACTACAGAGAGCATTTTGCCGAAGTCGACCTGGCAATAATCGATATGATCATGCCGGAATGTAACGGGAGCCGGTGTTTTAATGAATTGAAAGCGATTCATAACAAAATCAAAGCCGTTCTGACAACCGGATACAGTACCAGCAGTGAGGCGGGAGATATGAGCGATGACGGCATTTTGTATCTGCTCAAAAAACCGTTTTCGAAAAATGATCTGCTTGAGGCTGTCCGGGCGGCATTGCACGATGAAAACTTCAATCCTGAAGCGGTCAGAGAATCTTTGAAACGTTAG
- a CDS encoding response regulator translates to MKMLVVEDDFNSRKLLLNMLLSYGECDVAVDGREAVRAVKISWNEQKPYKLIFLDIMLPEMDGHEVLKKIRELEEEKGFRCSDGVKIVMTTALDDKKNIMQAFRHQCEGYLVKPITRAKLEAQLQELGLL, encoded by the coding sequence ATGAAAATGCTTGTGGTTGAAGATGATTTTAACAGCCGGAAATTACTGTTGAATATGCTGCTTTCCTATGGTGAATGTGATGTTGCCGTTGATGGAAGAGAGGCTGTTCGCGCTGTAAAAATATCCTGGAACGAACAGAAACCTTACAAACTCATTTTTCTGGATATCATGTTGCCCGAGATGGATGGGCATGAGGTATTGAAAAAAATACGGGAATTGGAGGAAGAAAAAGGGTTTCGATGTTCGGATGGTGTTAAAATTGTCATGACGACTGCTCTGGATGACAAAAAAAACATCATGCAGGCATTTAGGCATCAATGTGAAGGCTATCTGGTCAAACCGATCACGCGTGCCAAGCTCGAGGCTCAATTACAGGAACTCGGTTTACTTTGA
- a CDS encoding PAS domain S-box protein, whose translation MKKTELNEKFTDLLTVIQFTERVCTKLYADLDENRIYETVIQEFNRMEDFIVTIFVANCRSSRLRLFGTTLPPAIIAASEKTTGILLQNLEIDLTKAEHYQRTVCKGETVLVDGREIMRELVPGAAVESIGEITDFWSRKMAMSPIYVDREINGIICISAPLEAEYFVPTVRNLSHHISAALKLAGEHKQRTALEKRLSESEERYRSLIENTEDITYFADLNGNLIYISPQVQSYGYTQEELVDKNILEFIHPESQQDVDLNFLELISNGRDGANEFRLVSKDGKTYWFEDRSKARKDSEGEIVGVSGILRNITERKENEEELQRINKKLARTVAHAELFAKDAKEANEAKSKFLANMSHEIRTPLNGIIGMAELIGETHLTTEQLEYLDIINNSSRSLVELIDEILDFSKIEAGKMNLMHRPFSLEEVCDEIADLLAKHAFDKGLEFICFKHPAIPDLLFGDKSRLQQILLNIAGNAVKFTNRGEVRIGATKKHETHSHVLVEFEIQDTGIGIKEENMHLMFQSFCQIDSSTTRKYGGAGLGLAIAKKLIDCMQGEVEVESTEEEGTLFRITMTFEKAGKEKTILSPSPPLKDKKIALAVESKSLRNILVEYITFWGGTAENCDDIAALVKENGKDLKQKNPYLAAIIESRLLEKYYSEKPEINNEFQMKAIVINEMFPGTSNLTDKYKIGTAAIVQKPVKGMRLKDAIIAACRNNEPPMENCRVEKCREIDVTRRKTRVLLAEDNETNQRVAVYIFNRIGCTVDIVESGKEVLEALKSKSYDIVFMDIQMPLMDGIEATRIIRNSPVLPSPVRSIPIIAMTAHVLSEDRQRCIEAGMTDYIAKPITSENLKKALELVKTSEKCLTIRKGLKKSFIVENEVFNRREFSSRMEGDAELVWRVLKVFLGDVPVQIQSLWTHLTAVDCKAISRQAHKIKGACKNIEARSMADIAAKLQEAGHNADLGEITQLIEKLELEFRILRIVLSSIDPKRMLLYAKERVDENACG comes from the coding sequence ATGAAAAAGACAGAACTCAACGAGAAATTTACGGATCTTCTGACTGTTATCCAGTTCACCGAACGGGTATGTACAAAATTGTATGCCGATCTCGATGAAAACCGGATTTATGAAACAGTTATACAAGAATTTAATAGAATGGAAGACTTTATTGTTACTATCTTCGTCGCAAACTGCCGCAGTTCACGGTTGCGATTATTTGGTACAACACTTCCACCCGCAATCATTGCAGCATCCGAAAAAACGACAGGTATTTTACTGCAAAATCTTGAGATTGATTTAACCAAAGCGGAACATTACCAACGGACTGTCTGTAAGGGTGAAACTGTACTTGTTGACGGTAGAGAAATAATGCGTGAGCTTGTGCCTGGCGCTGCGGTGGAAAGCATAGGCGAAATAACCGACTTCTGGTCACGAAAAATGGCCATGTCTCCTATCTATGTTGACCGGGAAATTAATGGTATTATCTGTATTTCGGCCCCATTGGAAGCCGAATATTTTGTCCCCACGGTCAGAAACCTCTCTCATCATATTTCTGCAGCGCTTAAACTTGCCGGAGAACATAAGCAGCGGACTGCTTTAGAAAAGCGTTTGAGTGAAAGTGAAGAACGCTATCGTTCATTGATCGAAAATACCGAGGATATTACCTACTTTGCCGATTTGAACGGCAACCTGATATACATCAGTCCGCAGGTACAGAGTTATGGATATACTCAGGAAGAGCTTGTGGATAAAAATATTCTGGAGTTTATCCATCCTGAAAGTCAACAAGACGTAGATCTGAATTTTCTTGAATTAATCAGTAATGGCAGAGATGGTGCGAATGAATTTCGACTGGTTTCAAAGGATGGAAAAACCTACTGGTTTGAAGACAGAAGCAAAGCCCGGAAAGACAGCGAGGGTGAGATTGTCGGTGTTTCCGGGATACTTCGCAATATAACCGAACGGAAAGAAAATGAGGAAGAGCTGCAGAGGATAAACAAAAAACTTGCTCGAACGGTTGCCCATGCCGAATTATTTGCCAAGGATGCAAAGGAGGCGAATGAAGCAAAAAGTAAGTTTTTGGCGAATATGAGTCATGAAATCAGGACGCCCCTGAACGGTATTATCGGTATGGCCGAACTGATAGGGGAAACACATTTGACAACAGAACAGCTCGAGTATCTCGATATCATAAATAACTCGTCACGGTCTCTGGTTGAGTTAATCGACGAGATACTCGATTTCTCAAAGATCGAAGCCGGCAAAATGAATCTCATGCACAGGCCCTTTTCTCTTGAAGAGGTTTGTGATGAGATTGCAGATCTCCTGGCCAAACATGCCTTTGATAAGGGACTTGAATTTATCTGTTTCAAGCATCCTGCAATACCGGATCTGCTTTTCGGCGATAAATCAAGGTTGCAGCAAATACTCCTGAATATCGCCGGGAATGCCGTGAAATTTACCAACCGGGGTGAAGTTCGAATCGGGGCTACAAAAAAACATGAAACGCATTCTCATGTACTTGTCGAATTTGAGATACAGGATACCGGTATTGGTATCAAAGAAGAGAACATGCACCTTATGTTCCAATCTTTTTGTCAAATCGATTCCTCGACAACCCGAAAATATGGAGGCGCCGGATTGGGGCTTGCCATTGCAAAAAAACTTATCGATTGCATGCAGGGTGAAGTCGAAGTGGAGAGCACCGAGGAAGAGGGCACTCTGTTTCGAATTACCATGACTTTCGAAAAAGCCGGAAAAGAAAAAACTATTCTGTCTCCTTCACCACCGCTTAAGGACAAAAAGATTGCGCTTGCGGTTGAAAGTAAATCCCTGCGAAATATTTTGGTGGAATATATCACTTTCTGGGGCGGGACTGCAGAAAATTGTGATGATATCGCTGCCCTTGTCAAGGAAAATGGAAAGGATTTGAAGCAGAAAAATCCATACCTTGCTGCGATCATTGAATCCAGGCTGCTCGAAAAATATTATTCCGAAAAACCGGAGATAAACAATGAATTTCAAATGAAAGCCATTGTGATAAATGAAATGTTTCCGGGTACATCAAATCTAACTGATAAATACAAAATCGGCACAGCGGCAATTGTGCAAAAGCCGGTCAAAGGAATGCGATTAAAAGACGCCATAATAGCGGCATGTCGCAATAATGAACCACCTATGGAGAACTGCAGGGTTGAAAAGTGCAGGGAAATCGATGTTACACGGCGGAAAACAAGAGTTTTGCTGGCCGAAGATAATGAAACCAACCAGAGAGTTGCGGTGTATATATTCAATCGTATAGGATGTACGGTTGATATTGTCGAGAGCGGAAAGGAAGTACTGGAGGCATTAAAATCGAAGTCCTATGATATTGTTTTTATGGATATTCAAATGCCGCTCATGGATGGTATTGAAGCAACAAGGATTATCCGCAATTCACCCGTATTACCTTCTCCTGTCCGCTCGATACCGATCATTGCCATGACGGCCCACGTACTGTCGGAAGACCGTCAAAGATGTATTGAAGCGGGTATGACCGATTATATTGCAAAGCCGATTACATCAGAGAATCTCAAAAAAGCGCTTGAGCTGGTAAAAACCTCTGAGAAATGCTTAACGATACGAAAGGGTTTGAAGAAAAGTTTTATCGTGGAGAATGAGGTGTTCAACCGTCGCGAATTTTCCAGCCGGATGGAAGGTGACGCAGAGCTGGTTTGGAGAGTGTTGAAGGTTTTTCTGGGTGATGTTCCGGTTCAGATTCAGTCATTATGGACACATCTCACTGCTGTCGATTGCAAAGCGATAAGCAGGCAGGCACATAAAATCAAAGGGGCATGCAAAAATATTGAAGCCCGGTCGATGGCTGACATTGCGGCAAAACTCCAGGAGGCGGGACATAACGCCGATCTCGGTGAAATTACACAGCTTATCGAAAAACTTGAACTGGAGTTCAGAATATTAAGGATTGTATTGTCGTCAATAGATCCCAAGAGAATGCTTTTGTACGCAAAGGAGAGAGTCGATGAAAATGCTTGTGGTTGA